GCCCTTGGAGCAGCAGAACGTGATGGTGTCGGCCGGCGCGGCCAGGTCTTTGGCCGGGACGCCCAGAGCCACCGCAGCGTTGAAGATCCGGGCCCCGTCAATGTGCACCGGCACCCCGTGGGCATGGGCGATGTCGGCCACAGCGGCCGTCTGCGCCGCCGTTAGGCACGTGCCGCCGCAGTTGTTGTGCGTGTTCTCCAGACACACCAGGCCGATGTCCTGGCGGTGCAGGTCCTTCTTGGCGGGCAAGAGCGCCGCGACCGTCTCGGGGGCGAGGACGCCGTAGTCGCCGGGGACGGGCCGAGCCAGCATCCCGCACACCGCCGCGAAGCCGCCCCGCTCGTAGTGGTAGATATGCGCCTTGTCGTGGCAGATCAGCTCCAGCCCCGGCCGCGACTGGGCGTAGATGGACACGAGGTTCCCCATCGTGCCCCCGCAAACCAGCAGGGCCGCCTCCTTCCCCAGCAGCGCGGCGCTCATCTCTTCGAGCGCGTTGACCGTCGGGTCCTCGCGGGCCACGTCATCGCCCAACTCCGCCTGGCCGATGGCCTCCCGCATCTCCGGGGAAGGCAGCGTCTTGGTATCACTGCGCAGGTCTATCATGGTGGCACCTTCATGCAAAAAGAGCCGAGAGCAAAGCTCACGGCTCTGTCAGATCGTGTGCAGAGGGCCCGCTATATCTTGCGGGGCCGGAGGCTCGCCGCGCGCTTGAGGCCCTGGCAGAGCTGGGTGACGACGAACGCCAGCACGTAGGCGACGATGACCA
This genomic interval from bacterium contains the following:
- a CDS encoding aminotransferase class I/II-fold pyridoxal phosphate-dependent enzyme; translation: MIDLRSDTKTLPSPEMREAIGQAELGDDVAREDPTVNALEEMSAALLGKEAALLVCGGTMGNLVSIYAQSRPGLELICHDKAHIYHYERGGFAAVCGMLARPVPGDYGVLAPETVAALLPAKKDLHRQDIGLVCLENTHNNCGGTCLTAAQTAAVADIAHAHGVPVHIDGARIFNAAVALGVPAKDLAAPADTITFCCSKGLGAPAGSIVCGSADVVQRAREARKLFGGGMRQAGIIAAGCKYALEHNIERLAQDHAHARQMAEALAACPGIEIDLASVQTNIIYFAVWRDDMTAPALCERLGRHGIACGARDDHTIRFVTHLDVSDEDTQVVCDALREVLA